The following are encoded together in the Streptomyces rapamycinicus NRRL 5491 genome:
- a CDS encoding cation-translocating P-type ATPase, whose product MSPLPSLSALRLPLPPSLLLAPIKSGVAAGVRDAAGAVGRLVRPSERGIWSYPGRYYIEVRGVHGIGGEQVARRVERALEEHPRVRWARVNAPSERVVVAVGKPPPSELDLIARIERAEIQEPAGPAEEFDEWAPEPRHPSGGAREAQSLAVMAADVVGLSVATALRLVPWLKLPTEVAAAMSVIQNHPRLRRLALAITRGRPTESTLPVLSALTQGVATRGGGLALDLIQRMALWREAEAEGRAWAAMEPQLVHGPQDVVAEPIVVERPGPPPKDAVERFAERSMAAGAVAGVLTAPFAGPRRGFAVGFSSVPKAPGAGREGFATSLGRFLALRGVLAMDRSSLRRLGQVDTVVLDEAALRGDRYEPIDLELLGGADPERTAERLFDLFDSDEPLETRRAGGWVLGALDTLELTGRTGQQTAARLRRRGSERVLGLARGSKLQAVVGLAPQAVPGAEAVAAAARRAGSRIVLATDRQQPADITFADAVVPSGGRLVASVRSLQADGAVVLLLSGNRRALGAADCGIGVHRDGEPPAWGAHLLVGADLESAGLIVDAVGVAARVDRESALLSAGGSAIGAVAALQAPPDQATARGAASGTTAGTLAFALGNWRARQLLARPMDPPVTTTPWYLMPVPRVLERLRTGPGGLTPEEAASRTAQGPRRGEPTGTTLPAAFIEELANPLTPVLAAGAALAAAVGSRTDAALVAAITGISALVGGFQRVRTERALSELFARSAIGARVRRGGTERLVTAGDLVPGDIVVLGPEDVVPADCRVLEAEGLEVDESSLTGESLPVHKSPAPVVGAHITQRRSMLYEGTTVSAGRAEAVVVATGPATEVGRSLATARQAAPVTGVEARLTALTRSSVPIAVGSAAAVAGAGLLHGLPPTENLASAVNLAVASVPEGLPFLVNAAQLAAARRLADLGALVRNPRTIEALGRADVLCFDKTGTLTEGTLQLAAVSDGGGPLPADRLDAPRKAVLAAALRATPPARQAEPMAHRTDRAVSVGARRAGVGVRRGAPRWRRTDSLPFEPSRAYHATAGRTPHGALLSVKGAPEGVLERVARRRTPGTGRATPLDAEDIKKLADAAEELAGAGRRVLAVAERPMRAGEDLTDGTVRDLDFLGFIALADPVRTSAGPATERLREAGVQTVMLTGDHPATADAIAATVMDVSEPKVSTGPELDEMDDERLDELLPTVDVIARCSPHHKVRIVQAYQRLGRVVAMTGDGANDAPAIRLADVGIALGRRGTPAATAAADLVVTDDRLETIVSALMEGRAMWASVRAALAILIGGNFGEVTFSVAASALTGTTPLSARQIMLVNLLTDLAPALAIAVREPTGHTGERLLKEGPSRSLGVALTKEMLLRGVITAAGAGLAWTGARLTGRGRRASTVALAALVGTQLAQTLTTGGLDRHVLIAGLGSAAVLAAIIQTPGVSQFFDCAPLGPFAWAITLGSITVATLFGPVLAPMLHLDTTPPGEAAAEERTDAEDGPAAAAPR is encoded by the coding sequence ATGTCACCGCTGCCGTCGCTGTCAGCACTGCGCCTGCCCCTGCCGCCCTCGCTGCTGCTCGCGCCCATCAAGAGCGGCGTGGCCGCGGGCGTGCGGGATGCCGCCGGAGCCGTCGGACGGCTGGTCCGGCCCTCCGAGCGCGGGATCTGGTCCTACCCGGGGCGGTACTACATCGAGGTCCGCGGGGTGCACGGCATCGGCGGCGAGCAGGTGGCCCGCCGGGTGGAGCGGGCGCTCGAGGAGCATCCGCGGGTGCGGTGGGCCCGTGTGAACGCGCCCTCCGAGCGGGTCGTGGTGGCCGTGGGCAAGCCGCCCCCGTCCGAACTCGACCTGATCGCCCGGATCGAGCGCGCGGAGATCCAGGAGCCCGCCGGGCCCGCCGAGGAGTTCGACGAATGGGCCCCCGAACCACGCCACCCCTCCGGCGGTGCCAGGGAGGCCCAGTCGCTGGCCGTCATGGCCGCGGACGTCGTGGGCCTGAGCGTGGCCACCGCCCTGCGCCTGGTCCCCTGGCTGAAGCTGCCCACCGAGGTGGCCGCCGCCATGTCCGTCATCCAGAACCACCCCCGCCTGCGGCGCCTCGCCCTGGCCATCACCCGGGGCCGGCCGACCGAATCGACGCTGCCGGTGCTGAGCGCGCTGACCCAGGGCGTGGCCACCCGGGGCGGGGGGCTCGCGCTCGACCTCATCCAGCGGATGGCCCTGTGGCGGGAGGCGGAGGCGGAGGGCCGGGCCTGGGCCGCGATGGAGCCGCAACTGGTGCACGGCCCCCAGGACGTGGTGGCCGAGCCCATCGTGGTCGAACGGCCCGGGCCGCCCCCCAAGGACGCCGTGGAGCGCTTCGCGGAGCGCTCCATGGCCGCCGGGGCCGTGGCCGGCGTCCTCACCGCCCCCTTCGCCGGCCCGCGCCGCGGGTTCGCCGTCGGGTTCTCCTCCGTACCCAAGGCGCCGGGGGCGGGCCGGGAGGGGTTCGCGACCAGCCTCGGCCGGTTCCTGGCGCTGCGCGGCGTCCTGGCCATGGACCGCAGCTCGCTGCGGCGGCTGGGCCAGGTCGACACCGTTGTGCTGGACGAGGCGGCGCTGCGCGGCGACCGCTACGAGCCCATCGACCTGGAACTCCTCGGCGGCGCCGACCCCGAGCGGACCGCCGAGCGGCTCTTCGACCTCTTCGACTCCGATGAGCCCCTGGAGACCCGCCGCGCAGGCGGATGGGTGCTCGGCGCCCTGGACACGCTGGAGCTGACGGGCCGCACCGGGCAGCAGACCGCGGCGAGGCTCCGCCGCAGGGGCAGCGAGCGGGTGCTCGGCCTGGCCCGGGGAAGCAAGCTCCAGGCGGTGGTGGGCCTCGCCCCGCAGGCCGTGCCCGGCGCCGAGGCCGTGGCGGCCGCCGCCCGGCGGGCGGGGTCCCGCATCGTCCTGGCCACCGACCGGCAGCAGCCCGCGGACATCACCTTCGCCGACGCGGTGGTGCCCTCCGGCGGCCGCCTGGTGGCCTCCGTACGCTCCCTCCAGGCCGACGGCGCCGTGGTGCTGCTGCTCTCCGGCAACCGCCGGGCCCTGGGCGCCGCCGACTGCGGCATCGGGGTGCACCGCGACGGTGAGCCCCCCGCCTGGGGCGCCCATCTGCTCGTCGGCGCCGACCTGGAGTCGGCCGGGCTGATCGTGGACGCCGTCGGCGTGGCCGCGCGGGTCGACCGGGAGAGCGCCCTGCTGTCGGCCGGCGGCAGCGCCATCGGCGCGGTGGCCGCCCTCCAGGCGCCCCCGGACCAGGCCACCGCGCGCGGCGCGGCGTCGGGCACCACCGCGGGGACCCTGGCCTTCGCCCTGGGCAACTGGCGGGCCCGCCAGCTCCTCGCCCGCCCCATGGACCCGCCGGTGACCACCACCCCCTGGTATCTGATGCCCGTCCCCCGGGTGCTGGAGCGGCTGCGCACCGGGCCCGGCGGGCTGACCCCGGAGGAGGCGGCGTCCCGCACCGCGCAGGGGCCGCGCCGGGGCGAGCCCACCGGCACCACCCTGCCCGCCGCGTTCATCGAGGAGCTCGCCAACCCGCTCACCCCGGTCCTGGCCGCCGGGGCCGCCCTGGCCGCCGCCGTGGGCTCGCGCACCGACGCCGCGCTGGTGGCCGCCATCACCGGCATCTCCGCGCTCGTCGGCGGATTCCAGCGGGTCAGGACCGAGCGGGCGCTGTCCGAGCTGTTCGCCCGCTCGGCGATCGGCGCCCGGGTCCGCAGGGGCGGTACGGAACGCCTGGTGACCGCCGGGGACCTGGTCCCCGGCGACATCGTCGTGCTCGGCCCGGAGGACGTGGTGCCCGCCGACTGCCGGGTGCTGGAGGCCGAGGGGCTCGAGGTCGACGAGTCCTCGCTGACCGGCGAGTCCCTCCCCGTGCACAAGTCCCCGGCGCCGGTCGTCGGCGCCCACATCACCCAGCGCCGGTCGATGCTCTACGAGGGCACCACGGTCTCCGCGGGGCGGGCGGAGGCCGTCGTCGTGGCCACCGGACCGGCCACCGAGGTCGGCCGCAGCCTGGCCACCGCCCGCCAGGCCGCCCCCGTCACCGGTGTCGAGGCCCGGCTGACCGCGCTCACCCGCTCCAGCGTGCCCATCGCGGTCGGGTCCGCCGCCGCGGTCGCCGGCGCCGGACTGCTGCACGGCCTGCCGCCCACCGAAAACCTCGCCTCCGCCGTCAACCTCGCCGTGGCGTCCGTCCCCGAGGGGCTCCCGTTCCTGGTCAACGCCGCCCAGCTGGCCGCCGCCCGGCGGCTGGCCGACCTCGGCGCCCTGGTCCGCAACCCCCGCACCATCGAGGCGCTCGGCCGCGCCGACGTGCTGTGCTTCGACAAGACCGGGACCCTCACCGAGGGCACCCTCCAGCTCGCGGCCGTCAGCGACGGCGGCGGCCCGCTCCCCGCCGACCGGCTCGACGCGCCCCGTAAGGCCGTGCTCGCCGCCGCCCTGCGCGCGACCCCGCCGGCCCGCCAGGCCGAGCCCATGGCGCACCGGACCGACCGCGCGGTGAGCGTCGGGGCGCGCCGGGCCGGGGTCGGGGTGCGGCGCGGTGCGCCCCGCTGGCGCCGTACCGACTCGCTGCCCTTCGAACCCTCCCGCGCCTACCACGCCACCGCCGGGCGCACCCCGCACGGCGCGCTCCTCAGCGTCAAGGGAGCGCCCGAGGGCGTCCTGGAGCGGGTCGCCCGGCGGCGCACACCGGGCACCGGCCGGGCCACCCCACTGGACGCGGAGGACATCAAGAAGCTGGCCGACGCCGCCGAGGAGCTGGCCGGAGCGGGGCGGCGGGTGCTGGCGGTGGCCGAGCGCCCGATGCGGGCGGGCGAGGACCTTACCGACGGCACCGTGCGGGACCTGGACTTCCTCGGCTTCATCGCGCTCGCCGACCCCGTCCGCACCAGCGCCGGCCCGGCCACCGAGCGGCTTCGCGAGGCCGGGGTGCAGACGGTGATGCTCACCGGCGACCACCCCGCCACCGCGGACGCCATCGCGGCCACCGTCATGGATGTCTCCGAGCCCAAGGTGAGCACCGGTCCGGAGCTGGACGAGATGGACGACGAGCGGCTGGACGAGCTGCTGCCCACGGTGGACGTGATCGCCCGGTGCAGCCCGCACCACAAGGTCCGCATCGTCCAGGCGTATCAGCGCCTCGGCCGGGTGGTGGCCATGACCGGCGACGGCGCCAACGACGCCCCCGCGATCCGGCTCGCGGACGTCGGGATCGCCCTCGGCCGGCGGGGCACCCCCGCCGCGACCGCCGCGGCGGACCTGGTCGTCACCGACGACCGCCTGGAGACCATCGTCTCGGCCCTGATGGAGGGGCGGGCCATGTGGGCCTCGGTCCGGGCCGCCCTGGCCATCCTCATCGGCGGCAACTTCGGCGAGGTCACCTTCAGCGTGGCGGCCTCCGCCCTGACCGGCACCACGCCCCTGAGCGCGCGTCAGATCATGCTGGTCAACCTGCTGACCGACCTCGCGCCCGCGCTCGCCATCGCGGTGCGCGAGCCCACCGGGCACACCGGCGAACGGCTGCTCAAGGAGGGCCCCAGCCGCTCGCTGGGCGTGGCGCTCACCAAGGAGATGCTGCTGCGGGGCGTCATCACGGCCGCCGGGGCCGGACTGGCGTGGACCGGCGCCCGGCTCACCGGCCGGGGCCGCCGGGCCAGTACGGTGGCGCTCGCCGCCCTGGTCGGCACCCAGCTGGCGCAGACGCTGACGACGGGCGGCCTGGACCGGCACGTCCTGATCGCCGGCCTGGGCTCCGCCGCGGTGCTCGCCGCCATCATCCAGACCCCGGGCGTCAGCCAGTTCTTCGACTGCGCCCCGCTCGGCCCGTTCGCCTGGGCCATCACCCTGGGCTCGATCACCGTGGCCACCCTGTTCGGCCCCGTCCTCGCGCCGATGCTGCACCTCGACACGACGCCGCCCGGGGAGGCGGCGGCGGAGGAGCGCACGGACGCCGAGGACGGGCCGGCGGCCGCCGCACCGCGGTGA
- the aroQ gene encoding type II 3-dehydroquinate dehydratase, whose protein sequence is MTITPVRDRSTIMVLNGPNLNLLGRRQPEIYGTDTLADIEKLVAETAAPHGLTTDCRQSNHEGQLIDWIHEARERHAAVIINPAGYSHTSVALRDALATCDGLPIVEVHISNIHQRETFRHHSYVSALASGVIAGCGVQGYAFAVERVAALLAAARA, encoded by the coding sequence ATGACCATCACCCCCGTGCGCGACCGCTCCACGATCATGGTGCTCAACGGACCGAACCTGAACCTCCTGGGCCGCCGGCAACCCGAGATCTACGGCACCGACACCCTGGCCGACATCGAGAAGCTGGTGGCCGAGACCGCCGCGCCGCACGGTCTGACGACCGACTGCCGGCAGAGCAACCACGAGGGCCAGCTGATCGACTGGATCCATGAGGCCCGGGAGCGCCACGCGGCGGTCATCATCAACCCCGCGGGGTACTCCCACACCTCCGTCGCCCTGCGCGACGCCCTGGCCACCTGCGACGGTCTGCCGATCGTGGAGGTGCACATCTCCAACATCCACCAGCGGGAGACCTTCCGGCACCACTCCTATGTCTCCGCGCTGGCCAGCGGGGTGATCGCCGGATGCGGTGTGCAGGGATACGCGTTCGCCGTCGAGCGGGTGGCGGCCCTGCTGGCCGCCGCCAGGGCGTAG
- a CDS encoding DeoR/GlpR family DNA-binding transcription regulator, with the protein MKRPERWNALLDLLARDGRVDVEEAAAELAVSAATIRRDLDELAQQQMLTRTRGGAVAHNLSYDLPLRYKTARRASEKQRIAAAAARMAEPGSIVGLNGGTTTTEVARALSTRGDLSTSGGGPAVTVVTNALNIANELAVRPQVKIVLTGGVARPQSFELMGPLATGVLDQVSLDLAILGVDALDTVQGATAHHEGEASINHLMAGRATRVVVVADSSKLGRRAFARICALDEIDVLITDTGADEELVAPYTEAGVRVIRA; encoded by the coding sequence GTGAAACGGCCCGAGCGGTGGAACGCCCTGCTGGATCTGCTGGCCAGGGACGGCAGAGTCGATGTCGAAGAGGCGGCCGCCGAGCTGGCGGTGTCCGCCGCGACCATCCGGCGCGACCTGGATGAACTCGCCCAGCAGCAGATGCTGACGCGCACCCGCGGCGGCGCGGTCGCGCACAACCTCTCGTACGACCTACCGCTGCGCTACAAGACCGCCCGGCGCGCCTCGGAGAAGCAGCGCATCGCCGCGGCCGCGGCCCGGATGGCCGAACCGGGCTCGATCGTGGGGCTCAACGGCGGGACGACCACCACCGAGGTGGCCCGCGCCCTCTCCACGCGCGGTGACCTCTCCACATCGGGCGGCGGCCCGGCCGTCACGGTCGTCACCAACGCCCTGAACATCGCCAATGAGCTGGCGGTGCGCCCCCAGGTGAAGATCGTGCTCACCGGTGGGGTGGCCCGTCCGCAGTCCTTCGAGCTGATGGGGCCGCTGGCCACCGGAGTGCTGGACCAGGTGTCGCTGGATCTGGCGATCCTCGGTGTGGACGCGCTGGACACGGTCCAGGGCGCGACCGCCCACCATGAGGGCGAGGCCAGCATCAACCACCTCATGGCCGGCCGGGCCACCCGGGTGGTGGTCGTGGCCGACAGCTCCAAGCTGGGACGCCGGGCGTTCGCCCGGATCTGCGCACTGGACGAGATCGATGTGCTGATCACGGACACCGGCGCCGATGAGGAACTGGTCGCTCCGTACACCGAGGCCGGTGTCCGTGTGATCAGGGCCTGA
- a CDS encoding STAS domain-containing protein, with product MPSPAVLVLVQPVTRTEVTRLCERLTALARRAGPGPVTVDVGGVGRPDLAVVEALARLRLTAGRLGRGIQLRNARGELRRLLAWTGLDEALPAPAPLGHALGPEPGGEAEQREQALGVQEGVEPGDPAP from the coding sequence ATGCCGTCCCCAGCCGTGCTGGTGCTGGTCCAGCCGGTCACCCGCACCGAGGTGACACGGCTGTGCGAACGGCTGACCGCGCTGGCGCGCCGGGCCGGACCGGGGCCGGTCACCGTGGACGTGGGCGGGGTGGGACGGCCGGACCTGGCCGTGGTCGAGGCCCTGGCCCGGCTGCGGCTGACCGCCGGCCGGCTGGGGCGCGGGATCCAGCTCCGCAACGCCCGCGGCGAGCTGCGACGCCTGCTCGCCTGGACGGGGCTGGACGAGGCCCTGCCGGCCCCCGCGCCGTTAGGCCATGCCCTCGGGCCCGAGCCAGGCGGGGAGGCCGAACAGCGGGAACAGGCGCTCGGTGTCCAGGAAGGAGTTGAGCCCGGTGATCCGGCCCCCTGA
- a CDS encoding DUF6296 family protein — MRSRERYELVFLDTTAPDPGAEDVVVVHRTESSGPGGHPVYVDDTGIVRAEISDRAEVRMMASGGHQVHAAAVSARPVS; from the coding sequence ATGCGGAGCCGAGAGAGGTATGAGCTGGTCTTCCTGGATACGACCGCCCCGGACCCGGGAGCCGAGGACGTCGTGGTGGTGCACCGTACGGAGAGCAGCGGTCCGGGCGGTCACCCCGTGTACGTGGACGACACCGGCATCGTGCGGGCGGAGATCAGCGACCGCGCGGAGGTACGGATGATGGCCAGCGGCGGTCATCAGGTGCACGCCGCCGCGGTCAGTGCCCGCCCGGTGTCCTGA
- a CDS encoding sigma-70 family RNA polymerase sigma factor, with translation MSDVAAVDGATGVELQLEPYRTQLTGYCYRMLGSAFEAEDAVQETMVRAWRGLDRFEGRSALRSWLYRIATNVCLDMLSGSKRRARPMDLTSAATPFPATLAEQPEATWIGPVPDGQVLPDGGDPAEVAAQRDAVRLAFIAALQHLAPRQRAVLILREVLAWKASEVAELLGTTVASVNSALQRARATLAASQISDSDPVKPLDEEQRALLARYVDAFERYDLDSLTALLHEDATLSMPPYELWLRGHEDIRQWLLGHGIGCRGSRLVPTVANGMPAFGQYRPGGADGRHEPWALQVLEISGGRITGLNSFLDTERLFPLFGLPAWLGPEGMA, from the coding sequence ATGAGTGATGTGGCGGCGGTGGACGGCGCGACCGGTGTCGAGCTCCAGTTGGAGCCGTACCGCACGCAGCTGACCGGTTACTGCTATCGGATGCTGGGCTCGGCCTTCGAGGCCGAGGACGCCGTCCAGGAGACGATGGTGCGCGCCTGGCGGGGCCTGGACCGCTTCGAGGGCCGGTCCGCGCTGCGGTCGTGGCTCTACCGCATCGCCACCAATGTCTGCCTGGACATGCTCAGCGGGAGCAAGCGGCGGGCCCGGCCCATGGATCTGACCTCCGCGGCCACCCCCTTCCCGGCCACGCTCGCCGAGCAGCCGGAGGCCACCTGGATCGGGCCGGTCCCGGACGGCCAGGTGCTGCCGGACGGGGGAGACCCCGCCGAGGTCGCGGCCCAGCGGGACGCGGTGCGGCTCGCGTTCATCGCCGCGCTCCAGCATCTGGCGCCCCGCCAGCGGGCGGTGCTGATCCTGCGCGAGGTGCTGGCCTGGAAGGCGAGCGAGGTCGCCGAGCTGCTGGGCACCACCGTCGCGTCGGTCAACAGCGCGCTGCAGCGCGCCCGGGCCACCCTCGCCGCGAGCCAGATCAGCGACTCCGATCCGGTCAAGCCGCTGGACGAGGAGCAGCGCGCGCTGCTGGCCCGCTATGTGGACGCCTTCGAGCGCTATGACCTGGACTCCCTCACCGCCCTGCTGCACGAGGACGCCACGCTCTCCATGCCGCCGTACGAGCTGTGGCTGCGCGGCCACGAGGACATCCGCCAGTGGCTGCTGGGCCATGGCATCGGCTGCCGCGGCTCCCGTCTGGTGCCGACCGTGGCCAACGGCATGCCCGCCTTCGGCCAGTACCGCCCGGGTGGCGCCGACGGCCGCCATGAGCCCTGGGCGCTCCAGGTCCTGGAGATATCAGGGGGCCGGATCACCGGGCTCAACTCCTTCCTGGACACCGAGCGCCTGTTCCCGCTGTTCGGCCTCCCCGCCTGGCTCGGGCCCGAGGGCATGGCCTAA
- a CDS encoding LuxR C-terminal-related transcriptional regulator has protein sequence MPGQAVSAASRHATGMATLAPDLHVVAGDEDFFRHFGASSAELCGRSLFDLLHPSTPSVLREHFSRLHDGRRTRFTERVLGYHSRGKVFSGKLTGTAIQGRSDRLAAIVVMVKPDDERPEEEPTPTSQKLLSPLEARILEGVATGASTVQMAAKLYLSRQGVEYHVGSMLRKMKAPNRAALVSRAYAAGMLTVGTWPARVRPEFIK, from the coding sequence GTGCCCGGACAGGCAGTGTCCGCCGCCTCGCGGCACGCCACCGGAATGGCCACGCTCGCCCCTGACCTCCATGTGGTGGCCGGGGACGAGGACTTCTTCCGACACTTCGGCGCCTCGTCCGCCGAGTTGTGCGGCCGCAGCCTGTTCGACCTGCTGCACCCCAGCACCCCCTCCGTCCTGCGGGAACACTTCTCGCGGCTGCACGACGGGCGGCGCACCCGCTTCACCGAGCGCGTCCTCGGCTACCACTCACGGGGCAAGGTGTTCTCGGGCAAGCTCACCGGCACGGCCATCCAGGGCCGGTCCGACCGACTCGCGGCCATCGTCGTGATGGTCAAACCGGATGACGAACGACCAGAGGAGGAACCGACCCCCACCAGCCAGAAGCTGCTGTCGCCGCTGGAGGCCCGGATACTCGAGGGCGTGGCCACCGGCGCGTCGACCGTACAGATGGCCGCCAAGCTCTATCTCAGCAGACAGGGCGTCGAATACCACGTGGGATCCATGTTGCGGAAGATGAAGGCACCCAACCGGGCGGCCTTGGTCTCGCGCGCCTACGCGGCGGGCATGCTGACCGTCGGCACCTGGCCGGCCCGCGTTCGCCCGGAATTCATCAAGTGA
- a CDS encoding glycoside hydrolase family 75 protein: MRKRFAFVIATAGLLAGSVTAGAHANTRGPAPAPASTKEGTVTAAQLLAKVQSCSQISSGKYRTDEETSATVPVCGANGAVFWKADMDVDCDGQVTSRCNEDTDPWFQDDTAFHQSDGKPLVADKLPYVVVPSPSSTWDYRQAGIKGGGVVAVIYNNKVEYAVVGDTGPNKIIGEASYATANALGIDPDPETGGAESGVTYILFKNSSVSPIENHDKAVSVGDGLAKQFVQNN; the protein is encoded by the coding sequence ATGCGCAAGCGTTTCGCGTTCGTGATCGCCACGGCCGGTCTGCTGGCCGGCTCCGTCACCGCCGGCGCCCACGCCAACACCCGGGGCCCCGCACCGGCCCCCGCGTCCACCAAGGAGGGCACGGTCACCGCTGCGCAGCTGCTCGCCAAGGTGCAGAGCTGTTCCCAGATATCCAGTGGCAAGTACCGCACCGACGAGGAGACATCGGCCACCGTCCCGGTCTGCGGTGCCAATGGGGCGGTCTTCTGGAAGGCCGACATGGACGTCGACTGCGATGGCCAGGTGACCTCCCGGTGCAACGAGGACACCGACCCGTGGTTCCAGGACGACACCGCCTTCCACCAGTCGGACGGCAAGCCCCTCGTCGCCGACAAGCTGCCGTATGTCGTGGTGCCGAGCCCGAGCTCCACCTGGGACTACCGGCAGGCCGGCATCAAGGGCGGCGGTGTGGTCGCGGTCATCTACAACAACAAGGTCGAGTACGCGGTGGTGGGCGACACCGGGCCGAACAAGATCATCGGTGAGGCGTCCTATGCCACGGCCAACGCGCTCGGCATCGACCCCGACCCGGAGACCGGCGGCGCCGAGTCGGGGGTGACGTACATCCTCTTCAAGAACTCCTCCGTCTCCCCCATCGAGAACCACGACAAGGCCGTGTCGGTCGGCGACGGCCTGGCGAAGCAGTTCGTCCAGAACAACTGA
- a CDS encoding class II fructose-bisphosphate aldolase — protein MPLVATGEIVGAAARAGLGAGAFNVIQIEHAQAIVAGAEAAGAPVILQISENAVRYHGALAAIGRATVEVARAARVPVAVHLDHATGPELVREAVGLGFGSVMFDASALPYDGNVAATAEVAADCHAHGVWVEAELGEVGGKDGVHAPGARTEPAEAAAYVSATGVDALAVAVGTSHAMVVKAAVVDLPLVAALRAAVPVPLVLHGSSGVPEADLTRAVEAGLTKVNIATHLNVAYTRAIRDHLAGHPEVVDPRRYVAAARDAVAREVTRLLKLVRATP, from the coding sequence ATGCCCCTGGTGGCCACCGGAGAGATCGTCGGGGCGGCCGCGCGGGCCGGGCTCGGCGCGGGTGCGTTCAATGTCATCCAGATCGAGCACGCCCAGGCCATCGTGGCCGGGGCTGAGGCGGCGGGCGCGCCGGTGATCCTCCAGATCAGCGAGAACGCGGTGCGGTATCACGGCGCCCTGGCCGCCATCGGGCGGGCGACCGTGGAGGTGGCCCGCGCGGCGCGGGTGCCGGTGGCCGTGCATCTGGACCACGCCACCGGGCCGGAGCTGGTGCGGGAGGCGGTGGGCCTCGGCTTCGGCTCGGTGATGTTCGACGCCTCGGCCCTGCCTTACGACGGCAATGTGGCGGCGACCGCCGAGGTGGCGGCCGACTGCCATGCCCACGGGGTGTGGGTGGAGGCCGAGTTGGGCGAGGTGGGCGGCAAGGACGGCGTCCACGCGCCGGGCGCCAGGACCGAACCGGCCGAGGCCGCCGCCTATGTGTCGGCCACGGGAGTGGACGCGCTCGCGGTCGCGGTGGGCACCTCGCACGCGATGGTCGTCAAGGCCGCGGTGGTGGATCTGCCGCTGGTGGCGGCGCTGCGCGCGGCCGTGCCGGTACCGCTGGTGCTGCACGGCTCCTCCGGGGTGCCCGAGGCGGATCTGACCCGGGCGGTGGAGGCGGGGCTGACGAAGGTGAACATCGCCACCCATCTGAACGTGGCCTACACCCGGGCGATCCGCGACCATCTGGCCGGTCACCCCGAGGTGGTCGACCCGCGCAGGTATGTCGCGGCCGCGCGGGACGCGGTGGCGCGCGAGGTGACGCGGCTGCTGAAGCTGGTGCGGGCCACGCCCTGA
- a CDS encoding SIS domain-containing protein — protein MSHTEAEIASQPDCWRRAIALARDPEGPVRAALPRAGERVAVVGCGTSWFIAQSYAALREAAGQGETDAFAASETPLGRAYDRVVALSRSGTTTEVLELLGAVRGRVPTTVVTAVPDSPVVGAADAAVVLDFADERSVVQTRWATTELALLRAHLGASLDHLEADGEAALAEPLPGPLVDAGQFTFLGRGWTYGVAQEAALKMREAAGAWTEAYPAKEYRHGPISVTGPRSVVWWLGEGASDVADEEITRTGGRVAGHGRDPLAELVVVQRLAVAIAAARGLDPDEPRHLTRSVILG, from the coding sequence ATGAGCCACACCGAGGCCGAGATCGCGAGTCAGCCCGACTGCTGGCGGCGTGCCATCGCCCTGGCCCGGGATCCGGAAGGGCCCGTACGGGCGGCGCTGCCCCGGGCGGGTGAGCGGGTCGCCGTCGTCGGCTGCGGCACCTCGTGGTTCATCGCCCAGTCGTACGCGGCGCTGCGCGAGGCGGCGGGCCAGGGCGAGACGGACGCGTTCGCGGCGTCGGAGACGCCGCTCGGCCGCGCCTACGACCGGGTGGTCGCGCTGTCCCGGTCCGGCACCACGACCGAGGTGCTGGAGCTGCTCGGCGCGGTGCGCGGCCGGGTGCCCACCACCGTCGTCACGGCGGTCCCCGACTCACCCGTCGTGGGCGCCGCGGACGCCGCGGTGGTGCTCGACTTCGCCGATGAGCGGTCGGTGGTGCAGACCCGCTGGGCCACCACCGAACTCGCCCTGCTCCGCGCCCACTTGGGAGCCTCCCTGGACCACCTGGAGGCGGACGGGGAGGCGGCGCTCGCCGAGCCGCTGCCCGGGCCGCTCGTGGACGCCGGACAGTTCACCTTCCTCGGGCGGGGCTGGACCTACGGGGTCGCGCAGGAGGCCGCGCTCAAGATGCGCGAGGCGGCGGGGGCGTGGACCGAGGCGTATCCGGCCAAGGAGTACCGGCACGGCCCGATCAGCGTGACCGGCCCGCGGAGCGTGGTGTGGTGGCTGGGCGAGGGCGCGTCGGATGTGGCGGACGAGGAGATCACCCGCACCGGTGGCCGGGTCGCCGGCCACGGCCGCGACCCGCTGGCCGAACTGGTGGTGGTGCAGCGGCTCGCGGTCGCGATCGCGGCGGCGCGCGGGCTCGACCCCGACGAGCCGCGCCATCTCACCCGCTCGGTGATCCTCGGCTGA